The Maniola hyperantus chromosome 2, iAphHyp1.2, whole genome shotgun sequence genome includes a region encoding these proteins:
- the LOC117989031 gene encoding protein asteroid-like — protein sequence MKKFKKHFEERLHGRNYDPSMELLYDDIVKPIFARDIWIQTLNEMGFKYVVCSDDLIPECIALALKLKCPLVGNNLQYFFSQVEYIPELNTTLDENMNLQCGMYTLSSFLRRRNLTEDKIILFLMLTDELILEQQVFQSFFKSNKMLNRYDRLNPDRLLTWLTKRSTEQVEKEIFNVLSKSDQVLYKEKKTNLEKLTQERKKSDTKFTHYVTDKNKAKFAQSDPDWFEKGVFLEYIATPYVTLYRYKVVKASNFIEDYEQENSIMVSIDIVKYAFDLLTNFEGGKMNVELEKSDSSHEVDQTLKYGLSIRKPDYEATLSVFENGWDNIKELNLLKHFITESLQSFDFARLDGAPADSKLFLIALMYFSRKKPEAKLEIYGILLSYIMLGVVFVKLDIDANDFKSKKESVSEKPLIDSFTDKDLVTAADCEVAGSLMSEYFQLREDERCIIFDRKVLHPLVEFTRCLEELNYLNQLCGSEFNPTIYRKTFNGTFIYRVLYVMKGQDGLEFIKKKLNPAPTVLAFFTGILRIYESIFYEY from the coding sequence ATGAAAAAGTTCAAAAAGCATTTTGAGGAGCGCCTCCACGGACGAAATTATGATCCTAGCATGGAACTCTTGTATGATGACATCGTTAAGCCGATATTTGCTAGAGACATTTGGATTCAAACCTTGAATGAAATGGGGTTTAAATATGTTGTCTGTAGTGATGACCTCATCCCGGAATGTATCGCGCTTGCTCTAAAGCTCAAGTGTCCTCTTGTAGGCAATAACTTGCAATACTTTTTCTCACAAGTGGAGTACATACCAGAACTTAACACTACACTGGATGAAAATATGAACCTGCAATGTGGCATGTATACGCTATCCAGCTTTTTGAGAAGACGTAATCTGACAgaagataaaattattttattccttATGTTGACTGATGAACTCATATTAGAACAACAGGTTTTCCAGTCTTTCTTTAAATCTAACAAAATGTTGAATCGATATGACAGATTAAACCCTGATAGGCTACTGACATGGCTCACAAAAAGAAGTACAGAACAGGTTGAAAAAGAGATTTTTAATGTACTCTCCAAATCAGATCAAGTCttatataaagaaaagaaaactaaTTTGGAGAAGTTGACGCAAGAGAGAAAGAAATCTGATACAAAATTTACCCACTATGtgacagataaaaacaaagctaAATTCGCACAATCAGATCCAGACTGGTTCGAAAAAGGAGTATTCTTGGAATATATCGCCACACCTTACGTCACTCTGTACAGATATAAAGTTGTGAAAGCATCTAATTTTATAGAAGACTATGAACAAGAAAACTCTATAATGGTTTCAATAGATATAGTGAAATATGCTTTCGATTTGCTAACGAATTTTGAAGGTGGTAAAATGAACGTTGAGCTTGAAAAAAGTGATTCCAGTCATGAAGTCGACCAGACGCTAAAATACGGGCTGTCTATTCGCAAGCCAGATTATGAAGCGACGCTAAGCGTTTTTGAAAACGGCTGGGACAATATAAAGGAACTGAACCTTTTAAAGCATTTTATTACTGAATCTTTGCAGTCGTTCGACTTCGCTCGTTTGGATGGAGCACCGGCGGACTCCAAGCTCTTTCTTATTGCACTGATGTACTTCTCGCGAAAGAAACCCGAAGCAAAACTGGAAATATATGGTATATTGTTATCTTACATTATGCTGGGCGTTGTTTTTGTGAAGCTGGACATAGATGCCAACGATTTTAAGTCTAAAAAAGAAAGCGTTTCCGAAAAACCGTTAATAGATTCATTTACTGACAAGGACTTAGTGACTGCAGCAGACTGTGAAGTCGCTGGATCTCTGATGAGTGAGTATTTCCAGTTAAGAGAAGATGAGAGATGTATAATATTTGATAGGAAAGTCTTACATCCTTTGGTTGAGTTTACCCGCTGCTTGGAAGAGTTAAATTACTTAAACCAGTTGTGTGGATCGGAGTTCAATCCCACTATTTATAGAAAAACGTTTAACGGAACGTTCATATACAGGGTTCTGTATGTGATGAAGGGTCAGGATGGCCTTGAGTTTATCAAGAAAAAGTTAAACCCGGCGCCAACTGTTCTGGCATTTTTCACTGGAATACTTAGGATTTACGAATCGATTTTTTACGAATACTAA